The following coding sequences are from one Nicotiana tomentosiformis chromosome 3, ASM39032v3, whole genome shotgun sequence window:
- the LOC117273663 gene encoding uncharacterized protein gives MDSSPQSADTLAFATTTTNAPSPVVTIASGMIDSTHPYYLHPSDYPGMNLVSSAFDGNGYGGWRRAVIIALSAKNKLGFIDGTMVVPKADSGIQQAWARCNDMILSWLLNSLSKEIAESVLYSQSTKDL, from the coding sequence ATGGATTCTTCACCACAATCGGCTGATACTCTAGCTTTTGCTACTACCACCACAAATGCTCCTTCACCTGTAGTTACCATTGCTTCAGGAATGATTGACTCTACTCACCCTTACTACCTTCATCCTTCTGACTATCCAGGGATGAACCTTGTGTCATCAGCTTTTGATGGAAACGGATATGGAGGTTGGAGAAGGGCAGTCATTATTGCCTTGTCTGCAAAGAACAAGCTGGGATTTATCGATGGTACCATGGTTGTCCCTAAGGCTGATTCTGGAATCCAGCAAGCTTGGGCTAGATGCAATGACATGATACTTTCATGGCTGCTCAACTCCCTGTCCAAAGAGATAGCTGAGAGTGTTCTCTATTCACAGAGTACAAAGGATTTATGA